In the genome of Bacteroidia bacterium, the window AACACAATGGTGGGGCTATAAACATAGTCATGAACACAGTGCCTTTCAAGCATATCCTGACAAAATTATCTATAAAATTACAGGTACGGTCAATACAGCTATCACAGAGATGAAAGCAGGTAATTTAGATGTAATGTTTGGTATTCCGCCTAAAGATTTTGATGAGATTAAGCAAAACCCAATTATGAAGCAGCACTTTAATTTTTATACCAACACACAGCTTGCTTTTATGTACATAGGATTGAACAACTTACCTAAAAATAACACTCACCCCGCATTAGCTGATGTAAAAGTGCGGCGTGCACTGGCTTATTTAACAGAAGTAGATAAAATGTTAGAAAAGATTTATTACAACTATGGCACACGATTATCCACTATTGGCTTGAATAATAATAAAGAAATGTTTAATCCTGAATTCAAGCCCATTCCTTACGATGTAGAAAAAGCAAAGGAACTATTAGATGAAGCAGGTTGGAAAGATACTGACAATAATGGCATAAGAGATAAGGTAATTAACGGCAAAAAATACGAGCTAACTTTTGAATTTATAACGGTTTCAGGTAGTGTAACTAACCAAAATATTGCTTTAATGATGCAGCAGAGTGTAAAACCTGCTGGAATTAAAATTAACGTAGTTAATCAAGAAGGGAATGTCTTTATTCAGCGGCTAAAAAATAGGGATTTTGACCTCTATGCTTCTGCATGGACACTTCAACCTGCACCTTTTGACCCATATCAAATCTTTCATTCTAAAAGTATTGAAGGAGGAAGTAATTTTATAGGTTTTCACAACACACAAGCAGATAAGCTTATTGAACAGATACGAAGAGAGTTGAACTCCGACAAACGAAAAAAGCTCTACTACGAGCTACAAAAAATTATTTATCAAGAACAGCCTTATATATTTTTATGGCAACCTAAAGAAAGGATAATTATTCACAAGCGCTTTCAGAATCAAGTAATTTTTGATGCGAATCCAGGATTTGCCCCTAATATGTTTTGGACACCAAAAGAGTACATAAAATACAAATAACAAACCTATCAAATATCTATTTGTGTCCAACCGCTGACAGAGGGCAGTTGAATTCTATCTCCTTCTTTTGAGTGCGTTACAATTGTAATGCTAGCACTAAGCCATTTGAAAAACTCACTAAATCGCAGTTCTTTCAAAGGTAGAGGGGGCATATTAGGATGACAAATATAAGATAGCTTTTGATGATTGTATCCTTGTACGCCTACTGCATAAAATAAGAAACTTTTACTGTCCACGCCTTTGCGTATCTCCTGACTTAATCCTTCCATATCTTGGTCGCTGTCAGGTTCCCCATCTGTAATTAAAACTATCCAAGGGCGATAGTAAGGCTGTCCTGTGGATTTATACCACTCTTTGCGAAGTTGAGTTTGCTTAATAGCCATGCGCACTGCATCTACCAAAGGTGTAGAACCATTAGCTTGTAAAGTGGGCATAGTAAAGCCATCTATCAATGAAGGTGCTTGTATCATAACTACTTGGCTACC includes:
- a CDS encoding ABC transporter substrate-binding protein codes for the protein MKWLSKLAIILGSLCFLGCPKPEKNKIQNYSTTQKDPSFGDWVVLGILTEPDNLNPFMGISAYSMYIFPFLYQSLTVLDYVTNVEKPLLSQDLPTVSEDGLRYTYQIRPDAIWDNGSPILAEDILFTLKAVLHPYTQTDVIKPYFATIKDIELYPDNPRKITFILKEKYILSRYVIGSMYVLPRYIYDEGNRMAKFSFTDVVNGREKLKNNSDFMKFAEEFNDPTRMRNPKFLTGSGAYLLEKWDTQQQVILKRKTQWWGYKHSHEHSAFQAYPDKIIYKITGTVNTAITEMKAGNLDVMFGIPPKDFDEIKQNPIMKQHFNFYTNTQLAFMYIGLNNLPKNNTHPALADVKVRRALAYLTEVDKMLEKIYYNYGTRLSTIGLNNNKEMFNPEFKPIPYDVEKAKELLDEAGWKDTDNNGIRDKVINGKKYELTFEFITVSGSVTNQNIALMMQQSVKPAGIKINVVNQEGNVFIQRLKNRDFDLYASAWTLQPAPFDPYQIFHSKSIEGGSNFIGFHNTQADKLIEQIRRELNSDKRKKLYYELQKIIYQEQPYIFLWQPKERIIIHKRFQNQVIFDANPGFAPNMFWTPKEYIKYK
- a CDS encoding VWA domain-containing protein, which produces MHIQIKRNMENHLNPFINVESPENFEQKCLCTLVLDVSGSMSGQPISELNKGLQDFYTTVKQDYVAASRLEVSIITFGSQVVMIQAPSLIDGFTMPTLQANGSTPLVDAVRMAIKQTQLRKEWYKSTGQPYYRPWIVLITDGEPDSDQDMEGLSQEIRKGVDSKSFLFYAVGVQGYNHQKLSYICHPNMPPLPLKELRFSEFFKWLSASITIVTHSKEGDRIQLPSVSGWTQIDI